The Aeromonas jandaei genomic interval GATAGGGCAGCAAGTCCTTGTGGGCGCCGACCGGCGCGTAGATGCGGCAGTGCAGGCCGGGATTGTCGCTCAGCACCGCGTTGTGCAGCTCCTCGCCCATGCCGTGCAGGCGCTGGAATTCAAACTGGCGATCACCGGCCATCTCCAGAATGCTGACCACGGTATTGGCGTTGTGGGTGGCGAACTGGGGAGCGATAAAGCCGCGGGTCGGCTCGCTCAGCAGGTAACGGGCGCAGGCGAGGTAGGAGATATCGGTGCCCGCCTTGCGGGTAAAGAGCGGATAGCCGGGCAGGCCCGCCTGCTGTGCATATTTCAGTTCGCTGTCCCAGTAGGCGCCTTTTACCAGTCGCACCGGAATGAGGTCACCCTGCTCGCGGGCCAGCGCGGTGAGCCAGCAGAGTACCGGCAGCGCGCGCTTGGAGTAGGCCTGTACCACCATGCCGAGCTTGCCCCAGCCACGGTTGGCATCGGAGCGGTAGAGCTGTTCGAACAAGTCCAGCGACAGCTCGAGGCGGTCCATCTCCTCGGCATCGATGCTGATGGCCACATCCTTGTCGCGGGCCAGACGTACCAGCCCCACCAGCCGCTCGCACATCTCGCCGAGCACCCGCTCGCGGTTGGCCACGTCATAGCGCGGATGGAGCGCCGAAAGCTTGATGGAGATGGAGGGAGCCGGGCCGCCGTCGCTGATGCGTTCGTTGCCCACCGCCTCGATGGCGTTGCGGTAATCGGTCAGATACTTGTCGGCATCCTGCATGGTCAGTGCCGATTCACCCAGCATGTCGTAGGTGTGGGTATAACCCAGCTCGCGGGATTTACGGCTCGCCTTGAGCGCCTCTTTCATGTCGCGCCCCAGTACGAACTGCTTGCCCATGATCTTCATGGCGGCGTACATGGCGGAGCGCACCACCGGCTCGCCCAGCTTGTTGACCATGCGCCCCAGCAGGTTGGCCGGGTTGCCGTCGAGCTTCTTGTCCAGCTTGATGATCTTGCCGGTCAGCATCAGCCCCCAGGTGGAGGCGTTGACCAGGGTGGAATCACTCTTGCGGAAATGAGATGACCAGTTGGCGCCGGAGAGCTTGTCCTTGATCAGGGCGTCGGCGGTCTCGGCATCGGGAATCCGCAGCAGCGCCTCGGCCAGACACATCAGGATGATCCCCTCCTGGGTATCCAGGCTGTACTCCTGCAGGAAGGCGTCGATACCGTCACCGGAGCCGCTCTCCTTGCGCACCTTGGTCACCAGAGTACGGGCACGCTGGGTCACCTGCTCCAGCGAGGCGCCATCCCCCGGCAGCATGGCCGACAGTTCGGCCAGATAGGCATTTTCATCCACCACGTAGTTCTGGGTGATGGCTTCGCGCAGGGCGGCCAGATCGGAGGGGATATAGTCAGCGGCAAGCACTTGAGTAGCTTTGAACATATGGGGTCTTCCTGTACGCCCTAAGGCTGATATCGACAAAGGCGGTCGCGCCGCCGAAACGCCGACAATGTATACAATATCCTCCCCTATATGAAATGAATTTGTTGCCAATCTTTAACAAAAATCACTAATTCACCCTATTCATTCCCTTTTGAAGCCAGCCCGCCAATAAACATGAGGGTCATCTGACTTCATTTTGTATACGATCTGCCACCGCCCGCCCTGTCGCAAAGCAGCCACGCATCCCGCCCAATAGCGGATGTCCCCAATGCGCCCAAAAAAAGAAGGGCCGCCACGGCGACCCTTCTCATCCATTCAGTCAGCCAGAGGCTGTCAGTTCATCCAGCGATCGCCACGGCTGCGACGGCGGGGCAGCATGGGCAACAGAATGCCAAGCAGGATACCGGCACCAACCATGGCACCACCACGGATGAACCAGTCCATCTGCATGTCGTGCTCCTGGTTGTCGTAGCTCTGGGTCAGGGCATCATTCTGCTCTTTGAGATTGTTCATCTCTTCACCCTGGCTGGCCAGCTGGGCCTTGAGGGCGGCAATCTCCTTGCTCTGGGCAGCGATCTGGCCATCCTTCTCGGCGAAGCGTTTCTCGTTGTCGCCGTTGAGGTTTTGCAGGCGGGCCTTGAGCTCATCACGCTCCTTTTCTACCTGCGGCAGCTGCTCGCGCAGGCTGATCTGGCTCTGCAGTTCGCTGCTTTTGATCCATCCATCACGGCCGCGACCGTCCACCACCTGAGTGAAACCGGCCTCGCCGTTCACCGCCTTCACCTCCAGCGGTTCACCAGCCTTGACGCTACCGAGGATCCGGTACTGGGTACCCGGACCATTGTGGATAAAGGTAAAGATGTTGTCTGAAACATAACGGGTATCGGCCAGTGCCTGTTGGGCACACAAGCAGATAAGAATCCCGAGAAGGGCGCGCATGGTTGATCGATTCTCTTTTTCAGGTTTGGACAAGAGGTTGAATGTTAAGCCGCCAGCAGGTTAAAGGACAAGCAAAGAAAAAGCACCTCCCCCGCTCTGTCACAACCGATAGCTGGGAGCTGGCTCGCAACTTGCGCTCCCGTGCGACAACCTTACTTCTTCTTGAGCTCGCGCACCTCGTCGCGCAGCGCCCGCAACTCGCGCAGCAGCTGCTCCTGCTGGTTGTTGTAGTGGTGACGCCACTTGTCGGTTTCGCTCTCCTTGGCCGGCTGCAAAAAGATGCTGGCCATGAAACCGCTGATGGCACCAAACAGGCCAACCCCGAACAGGATCAACAGGCTGGCGACAAAGCGCCCCTCCTCGGTTTTGGGCACCAGATCGCCATAGCCCACGGTCGACAGGGTCACCAGCGTCCACCAGAACGCATCGTAGGGTGTCTCAATCTGGCTGCCGGGCTGGCCCGACTCAATCCAGTACATGACGCCGGAGCCCACCCCCAGCAGCAGGAAGAAGAGGAACAGAATGCCGGAGAGGGTGGTCTCGTTGCGCTCGCGGCGGAACATGAACCAGAGATCCGGGTGCTCCTTAAACAGTTGATAGACCCGCCACAGCTGGAGCAGACGGGCCCAGCGCAGCTGCTCCACCATCGGCAAGCTGCCCGGCAGATAGATCCAGTTGGCCATGAAAAAGGCCTTGCGATCGGGCGCCCTGAGCCAGCCATAGGCGAAGTGGGCGATGAAGAAGTAGCAGATCAGACTGTCGAGGTCATAGAAGAGCTGCAGGGTCTGGGGGGTCAGTGTCTGATGGCCCCACCAGCGGGCTGTTACCAGTAACACCGAGACTATCGACAGAAATGCCATCAGCAAATCCATCGCCCGCAAGTGAGTTAAGTGATGCCGCATACATTTTCCAACTTTAAACACAGTGCAAATTAATAAAAGAGAAGATAATGCCGATAGCCTTGAGGGCAAAGGAAAAAGCGATTTTCAAAGGAGATTTTACGATGCAGTTGAACCTGCTGGAGAAGCGGATGAGCAACATTCGGCTGGTGCCGAAAGTGGTGTTGCTGATGGTGATCAGTACCATTTTGCTACTGACCAAACTCTGGTTTGATGCCAACAATCTGGAGGCCACCCTGCTCACCGAGGGGCTGGATCCGGAGAAAGCCAACACCATTGCCGACCGCCTGCTCTGGAGCGGCCTGATGGAGACCACCATCATGGGGCTGCTGTTCGTGATCCTGCTGATGACCGGCTCCCGTCTGATGGTCAAGCAGGTGCACTATCTGGTGGATCTGCTGGAGCGTTTCGCCAAGCGGGATCTCAGCCACAAGGTGTTGCTCCGCTCCCGCGACGAGTTCGGTGACATCGCCAAGGCTGTCTCCCACTCGCAGGAGAATCTGAAAGCGGTCTTTGGCAGCCAGCGCGCCGCCTGCAAGGAGCTCAACGACATCGCCTCCCAGGTGACCCTCTGCATGGAGGAGGCCAACGAGGCGATCAGCGAAGAGTTCGCCCAGATTGAGCAGCTGGCCAGCGCCATGAGCCAGATGGTCGGCGCCATTCGCGAGGTGGCTTCTCACGCCGATCAGGCCTCCCAGGCCACTGCCGAGACCAGCCAGCTGGCCGAAGCGGGGAGCCGCTGCGTGGCCGAGACCGTCAATACCATCGACACCCTCTCCGGCAACATCCAGCGCTCCGCCAACGTGGTCAACGAGGTGGAGCACGGGGTCGAGCGAATCGGCTCGGTAGTCGACACCATTCGCGGCATCTCGGAGCAGACCAACCTGCTGGCGCTCAACGCCGCCATCGAGGCCGCCCGCGCCGGTGAAGCGGGTCGCGGCTTTGCCGTGGTGGCCTCCGAAGTGCGCGAGCTGGCCAACCGCGCCCAGGCCGCCACCGTCGAGATCCAGAAGATGATCGAGCAGTTGCAGGGCAATGCCCGTCAGGCTGGCGAGCTGATGGCCCAGAGCGTGCAACAGGCCGACAAGGGGGTTGCCCAGGTGACCCAGGCGGGCGATCAGCTCGCCACCATAGTGGAGCGGGTACAGGGCGTGGCCGACATGAACCGCCACATCGCCGCCGCTTCCGATCAGCAGAGCTCGGTGGCCGAGGAGATGCGCGGCAATCTGGAGCAGGTCAAGCAGATCGCCGAAGGCTCCGTCGTGGTGCTGCGCGAACTGCAGGAGGCCTCGGTACTGGTGGAGCAGCACAGCCAGGAGCTGGATGGCCAGATCCAGTCCTTCAAGCTGGCGTGACCACAGTGAATAGACAGAAAGGCCCTGCGGGGCCTTTTTTCATATCACCACCAGCAGCCCATTTTTCTTGCCGGATCATGCTTCTCACCCTTGCGCTGTGACGCGGGGGCCTGACAGTGCTAGATTGGCAGCCAGCTTTTAATCCGGCAGTTTCGTTAATCACAAGGACGGCAACCGTGGCCCAGCACTCTCCCTCTTTCTCCGCCTTCTCCCCCCTGCTGCAGGATCTGGCCCAGCGCCAGTGGCAACGGCTGACTGAACTGGCCCCCGACTATGGCAACCAGCCCGAGCCGGTGCGCCAGACCCTGCTGACCCTGCTCGGCCTCTCCGATTTTGTCGCCGACTCTCTCTTCAAACAGCCGGAGTTGCTGACCGAACTGCTCGCCTCCGGAGATCTGGAGCGCTCCGAGCGGTGGCCCGCCTACCAGAGTGACCTCACCTCCCTGCTCGCCGAAGTAAGCGATGAAGAGGCCCTCAAGCGTATCCTGCGCCAGTTCCGCCGCAGCCGCATGCTGGTGATCGCCTGGCGCGAGCTGCTGGGCCATGCGGCGGTGGAAGAGAGCTTTATCCACCTCACCAAGCTGGCGGATGCCCTCATCTGCTCTGCCCGCGACTGGCTCTACGCCAAACAGTGCGGCGAGCTGGGCACCCCGATGGATGGCAATGGCAACCCGCAACCGCTGCTGATCCTCGGCATGGGCAAGCTCGGCGGTGGCGAGCTCAACTTCTCCTCGGATATTGACCTTGTCTTCACCTTCCCCGAAAACGGCTACACGGTTGGCGGGCGGCGCGAACTCGCCAACCAGCAGTTCTTTATCAAGCTGGGCCAGCGCATCATCAACGCCCTCCACCAGCCCACCCAGGATGGTCAGGTGTTCCGGGTTGATATGCGCTTACGCCCCTTTGGCGATGCGGGGCCGCTCGCCATCTCCTTTGCCGCCATGGAGGATTACTACCAGCACCACGGTCGCAACTGGGAGCGCTACGCCATGGTCAAGGCGCGGGTACTGGGGCCCCAGAGCGAGCACGCGGTCGAGCTGGCCGAGATGCTGCGCCCCTTCGTGTTTCGCCGCTATATCGACTTCGGCGTCATCGACGGCCTGCGCCAGATGAAGGCGATGATCGCCGCCGAGGTACGCCGCAAGGGACTGGAGGGCAACATCAAGCTGGGGGCTGGCGGTATTCGCGAAGTGGAGTTTATCGCCCAGGCGCTGCAACTCATTCGCGGCGGTCGTGAACCGGCGCTGCGGGTGCGCCACCTGCCCGAAGCGCTGGCCGCCATCGCCCAATGTGGCGCCCTCGAATCTGCCCATTGCGATCGCCTGCTGGCGGCTTATCGCTTTCTGCGTCGGGTCGAGAACATATTGCAGGAGATCGGCGATCAGCAGACTCAGACCCTGCCCACCGAGGAGCGGGATCGCCAGCGGCTGATCGCCGCTCTCGGTTTTGCCGACTGGGGCGCCTTTATGGCTCATCTGGATGAGGAGATGGCCGCAGTCCATCAGGAGTTCGCCGCCGTGGTGGGGGAAGAGAAAGAGGCACCCGCCCATCTGGAGCAGCTCTGGCTCGATCTGTGGCGCACCGAGCTCGACGCCGCCGAGCTGGAAAAACTGCTGACCGCGCAGGGGGTGGCCGAACCCGCCCCGCTCTGCACCGCCCTGCTACGTTTCAAGGAGGAGTACAAGCGCCGTCAGGTGGGGCCGCAGGGGCGCATCGCGCTGGACTGGCTGATGCCGGAGCTGCTGCGGCTGGTGGTCGCCAGTGAGCAACCCGCCCGCCTGTTCGAGCGGGTATGCGAGCTGCTGACCCGCATCTTCACCCGCAGCGCCTATCTGCAACTGCTGGCGGAGAACCCGGGCGCCCTGCGTCAGCTGGTGCGGTTGTGCGATGCCAGCCATCTGGTGAGCGAGCAGCTGGCCCGCTACCCCATCCTGCTGGACGAACTGCTCGATCCCCAGCACCTCTACCACCCCACCCCGCTCGATCAGTACAAGCCCCAGCTACGCCAGTTCCTGCTGCGCATCCCCGAAGAGGATGTGGAGCAGCAGATGGAAGCGCTGCGCCAGTTCAAGCAGGTGCAGCTGCTGCGCATCGTGGCGGCCGACATCGCCGGCGCCCTGCCGCTGATGAAGGTGAGCGACCACCTCACCTGGCTGGCGGAGGCGATCACCGAGGAGGTGGTCAATCAGGCATGGGCCCAGATGAGCGAGCGCTACGGGGTGCCGCCCGAGGTGGCAACCAGCGGCCAGCGCGGCTTTGCGGTGGTGGCCTATGGCAAGCTGGGCGGCATCGAGCTCGGTTACGGCTCGGATCTCGATCTGGTGTTCCTGCACGGCGGTGACCCCAACAGCTACACCGATGGGCGCAAACCCATCGACAGCCGCCAGTTCTACCTGCGTCTGGCACAGCGGATCCTGCACCTGTTCAGCACCCGCACTCCCTCCGGCATCCTCTACGAGATCGATATGCGGCTGCGCCCCTCCGGTGACTCCGGCCTGCTGGTCTCGTCGCTGTCGGCCTACGAGCAGTACCAGCAAAACGAGGCGTGAACCTGGGAACATCAGGCGCTGGTGCGGGCTCGCCCCATCTATGGCGATGATGCCATCGTTGCCGAGTTTGCCCGCATCCGCCGCGCTGTGCTGGCCAGGGAGCGGGATCTGCCGACCCTGGCCCGCGAGGTGCGCGAGATGCGCCACAAGATGCGGGATCACCTGCTCAAAGCCGGTGCCGGCGATTTCGACCTCAAGCAGTCACCCGGCGGCATGGTGGATATCGAGTTTATCGCCCAGTATCTGGTGCTGGCCCACGCCTGCGGCGAGCCCGATGCCCTCACCCGCTGGTCCGATAACGTGCGCATCTTCGATGAGTGCGTCATGGCGGGGGTGCTGACGCTGGAGCAGGCGGAGGGGCTAAAACAGGCCTATCTGGAGATCCGCAACCTCGGCCATCGCCTCAACCTCTCGGAGATCTCCCGCAAGGTGAGCGACGATCAGCTGCAGAGTGAGCGCAGCCATGTGCTCGCCGTCTGGCACACCCTGCTGGGGGAGTAATTCCCGCCAGCGGCAATGAAAAGGGGCCCGCCTGAATTGCTTCAGGCGGGCCCTTCTCTTATCGGTAAAACAGCATTCTTGCGGCTGCTCAGCCGTGATCCATCACCGTCTCCACCAGCATGCTGTTGAAACGCTGATAGGCCTCTTCCTCAAGGAGCCCCGGATAGCTCAACACCCGCAGCGCATGACCTTGATAGTCAGGATGATAGGGTGGGTGGAGATGGGCATAATCGTTGAGACAAAAGCCCAGCCCCTGATAGAAGCGCAGACGGCGAATGGCAATCTCATCCTCTGGCGGATCGATCTCGAGAATGACGGTTTTGCCTGCCCGCTCGCGAAATTCGGCCAGCAGGCGGCTGCCGTAGTTGCGGCCGCGCAGCGCCGGATTGATGGCCAGATGTTCGATATAGATCTGCTCGCCACAAGCCCACCAGAAGATGAAACCGAGCAGCAGGCCGTCCTGATAAAAGATTTGGCAGTGATAGCGAGGATCCCGCATCTTCTGTGGCTGATGCTGTGACTGGCGCTGCTCGTAGCGGGGAAAACTCTCGCCATAGATCTGCCAGACCAGCGGCCACGCCGGATGGTTTGCCTCTCTAATCACTTCACTCTCAATCATCAGAACTACCTCTCATTTATTTTGCAGAACGTTCATCTATACATGAAAAGTTCTGCCACAGCATCCTCTGATGAAATAAAAGCCAGAACGCCCGATTAGCGGGCGCCATCCGGTTGCGAGACAAACTGCTGCTGGCTGCCATCTGGCAGCAGCGCCAGCACGCTTTGAGCGGCCAGTTTGATCCCTGCCAGCTCGGTGGCCGGGCCGAAGTTGGCAATCAGTCGAGTGCCATCGGCAAACTCGCTCTGCTGCACCACGCCTCGTTTATCGAGCCAGCGAAAACCGGTGAGGGGCTGGTTGTAGAGCCGCTCATGCAGTGGGCGGAAGAAGGTATCGAGCCCCTTGAGGTAGGGAATGCGCGCGCTGGCGCTATCCAGACTGAGGTTGAGCAGCGGCGGCACGTTGTAGAGCTGCTGCAACAGTTCGGTCACCTGACGGCTCTCCCTGAATTTGAGGCTGTCCATCGTCCAGTGATGGGTGGTCACTATGCTGTCGTGAAAGACGCTCTGGAACAGTGGCAACCGCAGCGCCGGATCGAAGTAGAGCCCCTGATACTCAGGTTTTAGATGGCTCTGGCGAAAGAAGAACGCGGGCTGATAGTCGGGATACCAGGCTCCCAGATAGTAGGGAGAGCGCTTGTTGCGGCGCATATCGGGATCCTGCCAGCCAAAGCCGCTGGTCTGGGGGCCGTGGGCAAAGGCCGCGGTGCGGTTGGCAACCGCGCCGCCCTCCTCGGAGCCCACCAGCACACCCTGACTCTTGGCAATCCACGCCATCCCTGCCATCCGGTTGTCCGCATCCTGCGCCTGACTGGTTGGCTTGGCTGGGTCGAAGTCGTCAAACACCATGCCGGTCGCAGCCACATCAAGGAACCAGCTGTTGTAGTGGCTCGCCTGCTGCAATTTTGGCACTCGCTGCTCCATCACCGGGCGCACACAGGCCTGATTGGTGTAGACACCGCTATTTTGAAAGCCGCTCTTGCGCCGTCCATTCTCCAACATGATGCCGCAGCGCAGGTAGCTATCCTGCCCCATCTGGGCGGTGAGCCAGCTCTGCTGGCGATTCCCCTCCGGCAGCGCGGTATCGTAAGAGTCGTAAGGTGCGATGAGATAGCCCGCCTGTTTGGCAAGCGCTATCCCCTCTGGCGCAGCAAAACCAGCCGTCCACTGGGGCAGACCCAGCCAGAGTTTGGGTAGTCCAGCCTGCTTGAGAGCAGCGATCATCTTGGCCGAGCTGCCATCCCCCCAGCTCTGTGGCTCGTTGAGCGCAGCACCCAGTTGCGTGGCCGCCAGCATGCGCCGGGCGGCGAAATCGGCCGGTTGCTGACCCGGATGGCGCAGCACCAGCGCCTGCTCAACTCCGGTCAGCACCCGGTTTTGCAGATAGCGGCTGCGCTCAAGATCGGGCGCTTGCAGCGCCGTTTTGCTCTCCCCCTTGAGCCAGTCGGCGGGGATCAGGCGACGCAGTGCGGGCCAACTCTTCACATCCTGTGGCACCAGCAGTCGCTCGCCCCAGAGGTAGAGGTGAGAGGCGCCGATCAGCCGCTTGCCATCCTTTACTGCCGCCAGCTTGCTCTCGAGCGAGACCAGCTCGCCCCGCTCCTGCAGCCAGTTGCGATAGACCTTGGCCGCCGCCAGCCAGTCGTTGCCCGGCTGCAGCGACACCACCACCTCATAGGGGTCGGCCAGATTGAGGCGATTGACGCTATGGGCCGCCGTCAGGGCAATACCATCTTTCCCGGGCGTAAAAGTGAGCCGGTTGTTGAAGGGGTTGGCAAAGAGGATCGCCAGCTGCTGATCGCCGTGATCCAGCCCGACCAGCGGCAGGGTAAGATCCTCGGTGGTGTTGATCCCCTGATACTCTTGCGCCAGCGCCTGGCGCCACGCGGGATGCTCAACCGGGATGCGAAAACCCTCGTGGATCGGCAGCATCAGCGCCTGCGCCCCTGCCGGCACTCGCGGCCATACCAAGTCGCCTGCACTCGCACGACTCAGGGTGAGGATCAGGCGATTGCCCTCGAGGCGGGCCGAGGCTCGCACCTCGCCATCGGCACGGGTCAGCCAGCTGGCACGCTCCCCCTCCTGCTGCAGCGTGGTGACCGGTTGGCGCGGGCCGGGGACAGAGATGGCAAGGTGCTGGCCCGAGGGTAGGATAGCCTCGGCAGCCAGGGTGGCGGGATCCAGCTCGATGCGCCACTGATCGTTGGCCAGAGTCAACGCCTCGGCAGGCAAGGAGAACAGCGGCGCTAACAGCAACAGCGGGCGGATCCGGCTCGTTAGCACGGGCAGAAAAGTCATGGTCGGTGATTCCTGATAAAAACGGGAGCCGCCATTGCAGCAGATCGGCTGGCCTGGATTGTCAGGGCAATGTCAGGATTAAGCACAGAGCAGAGGCGGAGAGTCCTCCCAGCCATTTCGCATTTAGTAGCCACCACCATCCACCGGGCAATTGTTGCAAATAACATCAGAAAAAAGTGAAAGTCATTGCACCAGCGAAACAATCTTTGCCAGAAGCAGAGACCCAATCCCCCGGCATCACTCCACCGGCCCCGCCTGACTGTGACTTAGCTGCAACACCAGCTGGCCGCGCTGGCTGGTTTGCACCAGCGAGAGGGTGCGCCAGCTGTCGGGCGTGGCGGCAGGCCAATCCACCTTGCCATCCAGAGGCAGGCGGTTCCACCACAGCAGGGAGTATTGCGGGCGGGCCAGCACAGCCTGATCGAGCCAGAGCGGCGAACAAGAAGCGGGATTGGCGGGAGGATTGGCCACCGCCTGCGGCGAGCGGGAGAGCCAGTCCAGATCCTGCACCGCAGGCAGCGGCAACGCTACCTGCCACGCTTTGCCCGCCACCGCCAGCCGCAGCTGATAGAGCCCGGCAGGTAAAGGCGTTGGTAGATCGGCCCCGACAACCCTGACTCCGGTGTTCTCTTCCGCCTCCCACTGGGCGCCAGCCAGCCGGTCACGGCCAGCGGGATCGATAAGTTCAGCGGCGGTGATGGCCCCCTCCCCGGTCAGCTGCACCCGATAGTCCCGC includes:
- a CDS encoding TIGR04211 family SH3 domain-containing protein, with the protein product MRALLGILICLCAQQALADTRYVSDNIFTFIHNGPGTQYRILGSVKAGEPLEVKAVNGEAGFTQVVDGRGRDGWIKSSELQSQISLREQLPQVEKERDELKARLQNLNGDNEKRFAEKDGQIAAQSKEIAALKAQLASQGEEMNNLKEQNDALTQSYDNQEHDMQMDWFIRGGAMVGAGILLGILLPMLPRRRSRGDRWMN
- a CDS encoding potassium channel family protein gives rise to the protein MPSRLSALSSLLLICTVFKVGKCMRHHLTHLRAMDLLMAFLSIVSVLLVTARWWGHQTLTPQTLQLFYDLDSLICYFFIAHFAYGWLRAPDRKAFFMANWIYLPGSLPMVEQLRWARLLQLWRVYQLFKEHPDLWFMFRRERNETTLSGILFLFFLLLGVGSGVMYWIESGQPGSQIETPYDAFWWTLVTLSTVGYGDLVPKTEEGRFVASLLILFGVGLFGAISGFMASIFLQPAKESETDKWRHHYNNQQEQLLRELRALRDEVRELKKK
- a CDS encoding methyl-accepting chemotaxis protein codes for the protein MQLNLLEKRMSNIRLVPKVVLLMVISTILLLTKLWFDANNLEATLLTEGLDPEKANTIADRLLWSGLMETTIMGLLFVILLMTGSRLMVKQVHYLVDLLERFAKRDLSHKVLLRSRDEFGDIAKAVSHSQENLKAVFGSQRAACKELNDIASQVTLCMEEANEAISEEFAQIEQLASAMSQMVGAIREVASHADQASQATAETSQLAEAGSRCVAETVNTIDTLSGNIQRSANVVNEVEHGVERIGSVVDTIRGISEQTNLLALNAAIEAARAGEAGRGFAVVASEVRELANRAQAATVEIQKMIEQLQGNARQAGELMAQSVQQADKGVAQVTQAGDQLATIVERVQGVADMNRHIAAASDQQSSVAEEMRGNLEQVKQIAEGSVVVLRELQEASVLVEQHSQELDGQIQSFKLA
- a CDS encoding GNAT family N-acetyltransferase is translated as MIESEVIREANHPAWPLVWQIYGESFPRYEQRQSQHQPQKMRDPRYHCQIFYQDGLLLGFIFWWACGEQIYIEHLAINPALRGRNYGSRLLAEFRERAGKTVILEIDPPEDEIAIRRLRFYQGLGFCLNDYAHLHPPYHPDYQGHALRVLSYPGLLEEEAYQRFNSMLVETVMDHG
- a CDS encoding glycoside hydrolase; this encodes MTFLPVLTSRIRPLLLLAPLFSLPAEALTLANDQWRIELDPATLAAEAILPSGQHLAISVPGPRQPVTTLQQEGERASWLTRADGEVRASARLEGNRLILTLSRASAGDLVWPRVPAGAQALMLPIHEGFRIPVEHPAWRQALAQEYQGINTTEDLTLPLVGLDHGDQQLAILFANPFNNRLTFTPGKDGIALTAAHSVNRLNLADPYEVVVSLQPGNDWLAAAKVYRNWLQERGELVSLESKLAAVKDGKRLIGASHLYLWGERLLVPQDVKSWPALRRLIPADWLKGESKTALQAPDLERSRYLQNRVLTGVEQALVLRHPGQQPADFAARRMLAATQLGAALNEPQSWGDGSSAKMIAALKQAGLPKLWLGLPQWTAGFAAPEGIALAKQAGYLIAPYDSYDTALPEGNRQQSWLTAQMGQDSYLRCGIMLENGRRKSGFQNSGVYTNQACVRPVMEQRVPKLQQASHYNSWFLDVAATGMVFDDFDPAKPTSQAQDADNRMAGMAWIAKSQGVLVGSEEGGAVANRTAAFAHGPQTSGFGWQDPDMRRNKRSPYYLGAWYPDYQPAFFFRQSHLKPEYQGLYFDPALRLPLFQSVFHDSIVTTHHWTMDSLKFRESRQVTELLQQLYNVPPLLNLSLDSASARIPYLKGLDTFFRPLHERLYNQPLTGFRWLDKRGVVQQSEFADGTRLIANFGPATELAGIKLAAQSVLALLPDGSQQQFVSQPDGAR
- a CDS encoding DUF2861 family protein, translated to MATDRLLETERADPLQPATLALLQGDNRHAWQSLQQAWPALNSDAERRSWQGMLAALSAQHCGKDFPLTLPDGVSELRLELIQRDAPLLRDYRVQLTGEGAITAAELIDPAGRDRLAGAQWEAEENTGVRVVGADLPTPLPAGLYQLRLAVAGKAWQVALPLPAVQDLDWLSRSPQAVANPPANPASCSPLWLDQAVLARPQYSLLWWNRLPLDGKVDWPAATPDSWRTLSLVQTSQRGQLVLQLSHSQAGPVE